A genomic window from Primulina huaijiensis isolate GDHJ02 unplaced genomic scaffold, ASM1229523v2 scaffold18963, whole genome shotgun sequence includes:
- the LOC140965990 gene encoding uncharacterized protein translates to MRAALDAWNQSDFLCKNYILNGLDNALYNVYCQVKTAKELWDMLDKKYRAEDAGLKKFIVGRFLDFKMVDSKSVMSQVQELQLILHEIHAEGMSLSESFQVAALIEKLPPLWKDFKNYLKHKRKEMRLEDLIVRLRIEEDNKSTEAKASKMAARVNIVESSFQGKKRKFEKQPQQGKQPPNKKKFKGTCYNCGKPNHMAKDCRKPKKGNHQVNVVQERSVPFDFSQLDLSAVILEANLVENSNE, encoded by the coding sequence ATGAGGGCCGCTTTGGATGCATGGAACCAAAGTGATTTTCTTTGCAAAAACTACATCCTCAATGGACTTGACAATGCATTGTACAATGTGTATTGTCAAGTCAAGACCGCCAAGGAACTTTGGGACATGCTTGATAAGAAATACAGAGCGGAGGATGCGGGCTTGAAGAAGTTCATAGTTGGGAGATTTTTGGACTTCaagatggtggattcaaagtcCGTAATGAGTCAAGTGCAAGAATTACAACTTATCTTGCACGAGATTCATGCGGAAGGAATGAGTCTAAGCGAGTCCTTCCAAGTTGCTGCGTTGATCGAGAAACTCCCTCCgttgtggaaggatttcaagAATTACTTGAAGCACAAAAGAAAGGAGATGAGATTGGAGGATCTCATTGTGAGATTGAGGATAGAAGAGGACAACAAGAGCACCGAGGCCAAGGCAAGTAAGATGGCAGCAAGGGTGAACATTGTTGAATCGAGTTTCCAAGGAAAGAAGAGGAAGTTTGAGAAGCAACCACAACAAGGCAAACAACCACCAAACAAGAAGAAGTTCAAAGGCACTTGTTATAACTGCGGAAAACCAAATCACATGGCTAAGGATTGTAGAAAACCAAAGAAGGGAAATCATCAAGTCAACGTTGTTCAAGAAAGGTCGGtaccatttgatttttctcaacTTGATTTGTCTGCAGTTATTTTGGAAGCAAATTTGGTTGAAAACTCCAATGAGTG